From one Malus sylvestris chromosome 1, drMalSylv7.2, whole genome shotgun sequence genomic stretch:
- the LOC126619366 gene encoding heat shock cognate 70 kDa protein-like has protein sequence MAGEEGHAIGIDLGTTYSCVAVWEHDRVEIIVNDQGNRTTPSCVAFTETERLVGDSAINQVIRNPTNSIFDAKRLIGRRFKDATVQSDLKLWPFKVIKGPGGKPLIVVTHDGQEKQFAAEEISAMVLAKMREIAEAYLNSTVKNAVITVPAYFNDSQRQATKHAGSIAGLNVMHIINEPTAAAIAYGIDKKAGWYSKRNVMIFDLGGGTLDVSLLTIGDGVFQVKATAGDTHLGGEDFDNKMVDFCVEQFKKKHNVDVSGNSRALRRLRNACEKAKRRLSFTSATDIEIDCLYEGTDFYTTITRAKFEQLNMDFFNKCMEPVQQCLKDANMEVSSVHDVVLAGGSSRIPKVQQLLQDVFKGKQLCKSINPDEAIAYGAAVQAAVLSGNVNGNLQDFSILDVTPLSLGVEVTENPVMKVVIPRNSRIPIKRNTTLVTLYDNQKSAWFPIYEGESTNTKENNFLGEFVLEGIPPAPKGAAKFDVCFSIDANGILSVSAEDKSTGQRKGITIMSAKDIRNFEGIELVN, from the exons ATGGCAGGAGAAGAAGGCCACGCAATCGGGATTGATCTGGGGACAACGTACTCGTGTGTAGCAGTGTGGGAGCACGACCGTGTGGAAATCATAGTGAACGATCAGGGTAACAGGACCACTCCATCTTGTGTTGCCTTCACTGAGACTGAGCGATTGGTTGGTGATTCAGCCATCAACCAGGTCATCAGGAACCCCACAAACTCCATTTTTG ATGCAAAGAGGTTAATTGGTAGGAGATTCAAAGATGCCACTGTTCAAAGTGATTTGAAGCTTTGGCCATTTAAAGTCATTAAAGGTCCTGGCGGCAAGCCCTTGATTGTGGTCACCCATGACGGACAAGAAAAACAGTTTGCTGCCGAAGAAATTTCAGCCATGGTTCTAGCGAAAATGCGGGAGATTGCTGAGGCCTACCTCAATTCCACTGTAAAGAATGCAGTTATCACTGTCCCTGCTTACTTCAATGATTCACAACGTCAGGCTACAAAACATGCTGGAAGCATTGCTGGCCTAAATGTGATGCATATCATCAACGAACCAACTGCTGCAGCGATTGCTTATGGCATTGACAAGAAGGCTGGTTGGTATAGCAAGAGAAATGtgatgatatttgatttaggtgGTGGTACTTTAGATGTATCACTACTTACCATAGGTGATGGTGTGTTTCAAGTGAAGGCCACAGCTGGAGACACTCACCTTGGAGGAGAAGACTTTGATAACAAAATGGTGGATTTTTGTGTTGAGCAATTCAagaagaagcataatgtggacgtGAGTGGAAACTCTAGGGCACTCAGGAGGTTAAGAAATGCATGTGAGAAAGCAAAGAGGAGGCTTTCATTTACTTCAGCCACTGACATTGAAATCGACTGTTTGTATGAGGGTACTGATTTCTATACAACTATTACCCGTGCCAAATTTGAGCAACTGAATATGGATTTCTTTAACAAGTGTATGGAGCCAGTCCAGCAGTGTTTGAAGGATGCCAATATGGAAGTGAGCAGTGTCCATGATGTTGTTCTTGCCGGTGGATCTTCTAGAATTCCCAAAGTGCAGCAACTATTGCAGGATGTGTTCAAGGGGAAGCAGTTGTGCAAGAGTATCAATCCGGATGAGGCAATTGCGTATGGTGCCGCTGTTCAAGCTGCAGTCTTGAGTGGGAATGTGAATGGGAATCTTCAGGACTTTTCTATCTTGGATGTCACACCTCTGTCACTTGGGGTGGAGGTTACAGAAAATCCTGTCATGAAAGTTGTGATTCCAAGAAACAGCAGGATTCCCATCAAGAGGAACACGACTCTAGTTACTCTCTATGACAATCAAAAGTCGGCGTGGTTCCCCATTTATGAGGGTGAGAGTACAAACACCAAAGAGAATAATTTTCTGGGTGAATTTGTTCTCGAGGGTATTCCTCCAGCTCCAAAGGGTGCTGCTAAATTCGATGTTTGTTTCAGTATTGATGCCAACGGTATTCTAAGTGTCTCTGCTGAGGATAAGTCTACCGGCCAGAGGAAAGGGATTACAATCATGAGTGCTAAAGACATAAGGAACTTTGAAGGGATTGAGTTAGTGAACTGA